In Candidatus Manganitrophus morganii, the genomic window GTCCTGGTGGAGACCGGGGGATTGGCTCCTGAAGAGGTCGAAACGCTGGTGACTTTTCCGATTGAGACGACTTTAAACGGCGCTCCGGGTGTGACGCGGGTTCGCTCCTCGTCGGCGGTCGGCTTTGCGGTTATTTGGGTCGAGTTTGATTGGGGCACCGATATTTACATCAATCGCCAGATCGTCAACGAGCGGCTTCAGATCGCCGCCGGACGGCTTCCCGAAGGGGTGGGGACGGTCATGGGACCGATCTCTTCCATCATGGGAGAGATCCTCCTGATCGGGATGCGAAGTGAAACAGGAGAAACCCCTCCCATGGAGGTCCGGACTCTGGCCGACTGGGTGGTTCGGCAGCGCCTGCTGACGATCTCCGGTGTGGCGCAAGTGATCCCGATCGGCGGAGAGGTAAAGCAGTATCAGGTCTTAGTCTCTCCTCCGCGTCTGGCGCGCCTTGGGATCTCTCTCTCGGAGGTGGAGCAGGCGGTGAAAGAGGCCCAGAAAAATACCACTGGCGGTTTCCTAGAAAACCCGAACAAAGAGTTTCTGATCCGAAATTTAGGCCGGACTTCGGAGCTTTCCGAGATCGCCAATACGGTGATCACCAATCGCGACCATGTCCCAATTTTAATTCGGGATGTCGCCCAGGTCCAATTCGGTCCCAGAATCAAACGAGGCGATGCCTCGATCAACGGAAGTCCGGCGGTGATCCTCTCGGTCCAGAAGCAGCCGGGAGCCAACACACTCGCCCTCACCCAGGAAATCGAAAAAGCCATGGCAGAGATTCAGGGGACGCTGCCCGGTGACGTGAAGTTGCTCCCTCTTTTCAAGCAGGCCAATTTCATCGAGGCGGCCGTCGCCAATGTGGAGGAGGCACTGCGGGACGGCGCCATCATGGTGGCCATCATCCTCTTTCTCTTCCTGCTCAATTTCAGGACCACATTCATCACCCTGACCGCCATTCCTCTCTCGTTCATCATCACGGCGATTGTGTTCAAATATTTCGGCATCACGATCAACACGATGACTTTAGGGGGACTCGCCGTGGCAATCGGCGAATTGACCGATGATGCCATCGTCGACGTGGAGAATGTCTTCCGGCGACTGAAAGAGAATCGTCACAAAGCCGATCCCGAAAATATTCTAAAGGTGATCTATCAGGCTTCTCTGGAAATCAGAAGCTCCATTGTCTATGCCACCATTTTGGTTATTCTGGTCTTTATTCCCCTGTTTGCCCTGAGCGGGATCGAAGGCCGGCTCTTTGCCCCGTTCGGGATTGCCTACATTACCTCTATCACCGCCTCTCTTTTTGTCTCCTTGACGGTGACCCCGGCCCTTTGCTCCTATCTGTTACCGAAGTCAAAAGCAATGGAGAAAGAGGAATATGGAAGCAGGTTGGTGCAATTCCTAAAAAACCAGGATCGGAAGCTCCTTCATTTTACCCTTCGGCATGCTTACCTCGTGATGGCCGGGGCGGGGGTCCTTTTTCTCTCGGCCGTCGCAATTATCCCCTTTCTGGGACGGGAGTTTCTGCCGGAATTTAATGAAGGGACCGCGACGATCAGCCTCTTAACCGTTCCCGGAACCTCTCTGGAAGAGTCGAACCGGATCGGCTCTTCGGCCGAGCGCCTTCTGATGCAAGTTCCCGAAGTCGTCTCTGTCGGAAGGCGAACCGGGCGCGCAGAGTTGGATGAGCATGCGGAGGGGGTGCATTCCTCCGAAATCGATGTCGATATGAAACGCTCTAAACGTGACCGTTCGGAGATTCTTCAGGACATCCGGGGCCGTCTGGCTCAACTTCCCGGTGTGGTGGCGAATGTGGGCCAGCCGATCTCTCATCGTCTGGACCATCTCCTCTCCGGGGTCCGGGCCCAGATCGCGGTGAAGATTTTCGGGACCGATCTTGATCTGCTGCGCCGGAAGGCCCAGGAGGTCGAGTCCGCGATGCGGACGGTGCCGGGGGTGGTTGATCTTCAAACAGAAAAACAGGTTCTGATCCCTCAGGTGAAGATCAAAATCAAACGGGAGGAAGCGGCGCGCTTCGGGATCAAGACCGGAGAGCTCGCGGAGCTGCTGGAGACCGCCTTTAACGGAAAGGTCGTCTCCGAGGTGTTGGATGGTGTCCGGACATTTGACATCCTGATCCGGTATGAACCGGAGGCCCGGGCCAACCTAACCGCTTTCGAAGACGCTCTGATCGACACCCCCACCGGCGGCAAGGTCCGCCTGGGAACGATTGCGGAGATCCAGGAATCGCTGGGGCCGAACGTGATCAACCGGGAGAATGTTCAAAGACGCATTGTGGTGATGGCCAACGTGGCGGAGCGGGATTTAGGAGCGGTGATCGAAGAGATCCAGAAGAAGGTCGCCTCGCAGGTGTCCTTTCCGCCAGGATTCTTCATCACCTACGGCGGACAGTTCGAAAGCCAGCAGGCGGCCACCCGGATGATCGGCCTTCTCGGCCTCTTCTCCGTCGCGGCGATGTTTCTGGTCCTCTACACCCATTTCAAATCGGCCCGGATCGTCCTTCAGATCCTGATCAACATCCCGCTCGCCTTCATCGGCGGGATGGTTGCCACCTTTTTGACCGGCAGGGTCCTGTCGGTCGCCTCGCTGGTCGGATTCATCGCCTGCATCGGGATCGTCAATCGGAACACGATCATGATGATCTCGCATTACATCCATTTGATCAAAGAAGAAGGAGAGCGATTTGATGAGAAGATGATTGTGCGGGGATCTCTGGAGCGGCTGGTCCCGGTGCTGATGACCGCGCTGACGGCCGGCCTGGCTCTGGTTCCCCTCGTCCTGGCCAAGGGGGAGCCGGGCAAAGAGATCCTCTATCCGGTGGCCACTGTCATCCTGGGGGGGATCATCGTTTCCACCCTTCTCGATATGGCCCTCACCCCGGCGGTCTTCTACAAATTCGGCGGTCCTGCGGTAGAGAAGTTTTTGAAGGAAGAAGGGAAAAAATTAGACACAGTGGAGGAGCGGAATGGCCATGAAGAGATCATGACCCTTTCCCCTCTGGAAGAAAAAGGAGGAAAGGTATGAATAAGCTTTTTACGATCGGTTTTGGAGTGTGGGTGGTCTTAGGGTTGGCAATATCACTTTCTTGGGCCGATGCGGGGCATTCCGGCCCGGAGAAGGAAGCCCCGATGAAAAAAGAGGAACACGCCCATCGGGGACCTCATGGCGGAGAGACGGTTCATAGCGGCGGGTATGAAGTAGAGTTGGCTGTTCGGGGAAGGGATGGCATTCTGGTCTGCCTGGCGGACAAAGATCTTAAACCAGTCGCTTTTCAGCAAAAAGAAGGAAAGGTTTTGTTGCAACTTTCAGACAAGATCAAGAAAGACGTTCCGTTACAACCGAGTAAAGAATCCTCATGTCTGGAAGGAGCCGTCGACCTGAAGGGAATCAGTCGTTTCAAAGCGATCGTCAGTTTGGTCCTGGATGGAAAAAGACAAAACCTGAGATTTCAGTCCGCCGTAGCGCAGTGAACAAGTGGAGGGGCTGAAAGGCGACAGATCTAAGAGAGGGGTCGGCGCAGAAGCTGCCCCCCTCCCATTTGCCATCCAAACCGCTGGAGAGCAGAGACGATCTTAGGACAGTCCGGTGAAAGAAAGTTTTACCTCCGGCTATATAGGACCGGAAGAAAAACCATTTCACAGTATAAGGGGACAACGAATGAAACAGATACTGATTGTCGATGATGATGTCACAGTATTAAGAAGAACGGAAGAGCTCGTAAGCTCATTGGTTGAAGACAAAGGCGCTGTTGAAATCCTTACTGCATCTTTAGGGGTGGAAGCTTTGGGGATAATGAGCTACTCTCGTATTGATTTGCTGATTACAGACTATTCGATGCCCGTTTTGGATGGGCTTGAACTCATCGCTCAACTTCACGATCGGCTTGAGATGAGAAAAGTATTGCTGACTTTCAGTCTGCCTGGAATTCGTGATCGTATGAGAATTGCCGAGGTAGGCGTTGATGAGATCTTTCTCAAACCTGTAGACGAATTTCGCCTCAAGAAGGTATTGCATAGATGTTTATGGACGAGCAGAACCATCAATGAAAGGGGTGTCAGTAACTCCGAGAACAGCAGGAAAAACAGAATCCGACGACGTACCAAATCGGAAAATTGTGCTTATAAACGCATAACTACAACCTAAATGTCAACGCTTCCCGAATGAATCCTGACAAGAAGGCGGACGAAGTCGTGCCGAGGAAAATAGAAAAATAGAGAAGTGGAATGGATATTTAAAGAAAGCCTTTCATAGGGGGCGAAGAGGGTAGCCGTGCCTCACGGCTGGCTGCTAGGAAGAGAGAATAGACATGAGCGGGAAAAATAATGCTCAGAGAGTAATCAACGTTTTAGGAAAGGTACTTCTTATTGGAGTCACTTTTTCAACATTTTCTTCGTGGATTTACGCCGATGAAGGGAAGGGGCAGGGCCACACTGCTCCTCACGGCGGTATTGTCTCGCAGGCGGGTAAATATGATGTGGAGCTCCTGGTCAAAGATAAAGAGGTAATCCTGATTTGTCCGACGCTGAAAGGAAAGCCGGTACCGGTGGTCGATAAGGAGGCCAAACTTTTTGTTCAGCTTCCAGACAACAGGAATCAGTCGGTTCCCCTCACCCCGATCATTTTTGAGAATGCCCCCTGTTTAGAGGGGAGGGTTCATCTGATGGGAGTGGATTCATTTCAAGCAAGCGTTAGCTTGAAGATTGATGGGGAGCGCCGCACGGCTGAGTTTTCTTACACCCAAAAACCGCATCTTGACACGCGGTAGATCAAAAATCTAGACTTAATCATTGAGGAATAGAGATGATGCTCTTCCGAAAATATTCGACCCCTGTTTTTCTGCTCCTCTGGTTTTGGATTTGGGGGATCTGCCCCTGGGATAGCTCCTCGGCGGTCGCCCAGCCCCTGGAGGCAGCCCACGCCCAACATGGCCATCGGTCTGCCGACGATACACACCATGCTTCCAAAGGAACCGAGCATTCCTGTTCCGGATCGATCTCCTATAGTAGCAAGTTGCAAAAAGATCGACCTTATGAGCAGGTTGTTTTGATTCAACACATCTTCCCTTCCACAGATCCTGCCGACTGGCAGCGCCGATCCAATGGTTACCAACAACCACTCTTTGAAAGAAGTACCCTTCCAAAATTGCTGACCGAATATTATCAGCTCTACGCCGTTTACCGAATTTAATACTCCTCACAAAAGATTTCTTTTCTAAAAAATCCTTAGTCAATGAGATCCGTCCGTCTTTTCTCCCATAAGGAGGAGCAGATGTTTTATCTCTTATCGCTCATCTTATCGATTTTAGGTGGGACTACGCTTGCTCTCGGGCAGGCCGAATATCGAAACCTCGACCTGCGTCGACCGATTACGATTGAAGCCACCCGCCCGATTGAATTACAACTGTTGGAGTCTCATGCAGGAAACTCGTCATATCGCCTCAAAAATGCAGGTGGGTGGAAGCCGGTCATGCAAGAAAGCGATGCCACTTCGGTCTGCTTTCAGGAAATGCAAATGGGTAACCGGCCGGAAAGAGAAAGATGGCTTAACCGATATAAAAACTCCTCGTTTTGTCGGGCTAAGTTAGTTCAAGGGAGAGTGTTTCCCAAACAGATATCTAGGTCATTAGCCACTGCAATCTTGCTGCTCTTCCTGGTTGGAACGATGGGTACAGCGGCCCTCCTCTCCGCAGAAAGAATGGAACCTCTTAAGCCATGGATCGGAGCGGTGGTAAGAACAGCTTAAAAGAGAAATCGCATATAACGAGGAAGGCAATTGATCCTAAAGATGTTCATGAAACCCAGAAATTGCTCCTTTAAAACAGAGAGAAGGGGCAGCCGACTAAGATAAGGAGGTAACTTTATGAAAGGCCTGTCTGTACTATTTGTCTCTTTGATATTGATTTGGGTTTTCGCGGAATCAGGATTTTCGCAAAACGCCCTGGTTTCCGGAAATCAGATTGACCGGGAAATATCTTCAGTTCAGATCTTTTCAAATCCAAACGATGTGCCGAGTCTAGTAGAGGATCCAGGAAGCATCACTGGGAAGGTCATAGAAATCGGGCCTGGCGGGCAAATTATCGAAGTGGAGACAAAAAACGGGATAAGGCGTTCCTATCGTATCGATTCCGGTATTCGATTTGAGCACCTCCAGAAGAGGCTGAAGGAGTTCAAGAAGGGAGATACGGTTAGGTTCAGATTGGCCACACGGGGTGTTACCGAAGTGATCACTGAGATTGAAAAGATAGAATAATTCCTTCCGAGCAGGCCATCACGATCTGCGCCTCACAGGCCGATTCTTCAAACGATCACTGAATCGACAATGAGAGCAGAGCAAGCGCTTTTCGGATCTTTTCGAAAACGAGGGAGAAAGGTTCTGATGTTTGAATCAATAAGTAAAGAGGACTTTGGATAAAAACTCAAAAAGGGAGGATACCGATGCGATCCCGAGATTCGAAGAAGGGGCAGTTGTGGGGGATTGTTTTGGCGGCTGGAGAAGGAAGCAGAATGAGGCAATTTATCCGTTATTGGTGTGGGCGGCATTCTCCAAAGCAATATATCGCGTTTAAGGGTCGAAGATCGATGTTACAACACACGTTGCACCGAGTGGAGAAATTGATTCCCCCGGAAAGAACGCTGATTGTGGTCAATCCAAGACATGATCGGGAGATCAAAGCGCAGCTCTCCGGTAGACCTCAAAATACATTGATCTTTCAGCCTTATAATCGGGAAACCGCACCCGGCGTTTTATTGCCTCTGATCTATATTCTTAAATCCGACCCAGAGGCCCGGGTTGCGATCTTTCCCTCCGATCATTTCATATGGGAAGAAGATCAGTTCATGGGATACGTGGAGCTGGCGCATAAGGTGGTCCAGCGCCTTCCCGGCGAAATTGTCTTGCTGGGCGTTCAACCTGAAGGTCCGGAAATAGAATATGGATGGATTGAGCCGACCGAGCCGATCCAGGAAGAATTCGGTCCGGACGTGCGACGGGTCGGACGATTCCTGGAAAAACCAGATACGGAATCGGCTCTTCAGTTTTTTATGAAAGGATATCTCTGGAATACCTTTGTCATCGTGACAAAAGCAAAAACCCTGATAGAGGCCGCTGAGAAACACCTTCCCCATATTTGGAGCCGCTTTGAAAGGATGCTCGCGGCAATCGGCACCGACCGCGAATTGTCCATCATTGAAAGGGAGTATCGTGATATGGAAGCGGTCACGCTTACCCATGGCATTTTCGAGAAAAACTTGACAAACATTGCCGTAGTGCAGGTTCGAGATGTCCTCTGGAGCGATTGGGGATCTGGTGATCGGGTCTTCGCGACCTTAGAGAGAATAGGCAACCGCCGTCGCACCGTAAAGGAGGTACACCATGAAGAATAAGATATTCACTGTGATGACAATCGCATCGATCCTGATTCTGGCCGGGTGCGGTACGACCGTTCGGCCGGGGCAGATGGGCCTCAAGTGGCAGCCCCTCACAAAGGGGCTGAGCAAAGAGCCGGTCAGGGAAGGTTTCTATTCCCACGCTTTTTGGAATGACGTTTTTGTCTACTCAATCCAGTGGCAGAGCTTCACCGAGAAAGTCGATGTGCTGACCAAAGATGACCTGCATATCACTGTGGAGGCGGTGGCAAAGGCCCGGCTTCTTCCGAAGGAGCTCTACCAGCTTCAGTTGGAGGTCGGTCCCGATTTTTACAACACGGTACTAAAGCCGGAATTTCTGACCACGGTCAGGAGCGCACTTGCCGACTACATGATGGTGGAAATTCCGGAGAAGAGTCCCGAGATCGAAGCGAAGGTTCTAGCAGATTTGAGAAGGCGGATCGAGGGAAAGCATCTGGAGGTGAACAACGTCGCCATCAGTCATATCGACTTTCCCGAGGGGGTCCTTCGGGCGATTGAAACCAAACAGGCCAAGGAGCAAGAGAAAATTCAGAAGGTATTTGAGTTGGATATCGCCCGTCAGGATGCAGAGATTGCTCGGGAGAAGGCCAAGGGCGAAGCGGACGCCACCAAAATTCGTGCCTCCGGTCAGGCCGAAGCCCAACGGATTATCGACCAGACCCTGACCTCCCGGTTTTTACAGTTTAAGGCCTTTGATAATCCGAACGCGAAGATTATCTTTGTCCCAATCGACAAACAGGGACTTCCGGTGGTGATCGCCCCCGAGGGAGAATAGATCTGTCTGGAAAGAGAATAATTTCCTGGAAGATACAAAATCATCTGGTCAGGTCCATTGAGAAGGTAAGATACGACTAAGATAAACACAACGAGATGTTTCTCTTAGGAGAGGGAAAAGGCATGTTTAATCAAGAAAGGAGGTGATTTTTATGAAAGGTATTTTCGTGTTTGTTCCTTTGGTTTTGATTTGGGTTCTAGTGGGATCGGGATTTTCACAAACCGCGCCGGTTTCAGGAAAGCAGGTTGATCAGAAAATATCCCCCGATCAGAGCCTTCCAAGTCCAAATGAAGTGCCGGGTCTGGGAATAGAGCGGGGATCCCTCTCGGGGAAGGTCACCGAGATCGGTCCCGGAAAACAAAGTATCGAAGTGGAGACAGGTAGTGGCAAGAGGCGTTCCTATCCTATCGATCCCGGCATTCGATTCGAGCGCCTGCAGAAGACGCTGAGGGATCTTAAGAAAGGAGAGATGGTTAAGCTTGAATTGGCGATACTGGGCGGCACCGAAGTGATCACCGATATAGAGAAGATCGGGTGATTCCTTTTGGTGGACTTCACTCTTTCCAATTACGGGTCGGTCCACCAAAAGTTGTTGAAACCTTCTCCCTCTCCTTAAGAGAGCACTGACCGGATAAAAAGAAATGAGGATAACCTTCGCTCCGTCTCAAAAATATTCCATTCTCCTTTTCCTGATCGTTTGGTTCTGGGTTTGGGGAATCTGTCCGTGGAATAGTTCCGCTCCCGTGGCCCAGGCCATGGAAGCAGCCCAAGCCCAACACGGCCATCAAGAGATGGATGATACCCATCATGCCTCCAAAGGGACAGAGCATTCCTGTTCAGGGTCGATCTTTTATGGTTTTAAATCACGAAACGATCGACCA contains:
- a CDS encoding efflux RND transporter permease subunit, with protein sequence MFNKMIHFSLQNRLLVVAGVALLFVYGAFVIIRLPVDVLPDMNRPTVTVLVETGGLAPEEVETLVTFPIETTLNGAPGVTRVRSSSAVGFAVIWVEFDWGTDIYINRQIVNERLQIAAGRLPEGVGTVMGPISSIMGEILLIGMRSETGETPPMEVRTLADWVVRQRLLTISGVAQVIPIGGEVKQYQVLVSPPRLARLGISLSEVEQAVKEAQKNTTGGFLENPNKEFLIRNLGRTSELSEIANTVITNRDHVPILIRDVAQVQFGPRIKRGDASINGSPAVILSVQKQPGANTLALTQEIEKAMAEIQGTLPGDVKLLPLFKQANFIEAAVANVEEALRDGAIMVAIILFLFLLNFRTTFITLTAIPLSFIITAIVFKYFGITINTMTLGGLAVAIGELTDDAIVDVENVFRRLKENRHKADPENILKVIYQASLEIRSSIVYATILVILVFIPLFALSGIEGRLFAPFGIAYITSITASLFVSLTVTPALCSYLLPKSKAMEKEEYGSRLVQFLKNQDRKLLHFTLRHAYLVMAGAGVLFLSAVAIIPFLGREFLPEFNEGTATISLLTVPGTSLEESNRIGSSAERLLMQVPEVVSVGRRTGRAELDEHAEGVHSSEIDVDMKRSKRDRSEILQDIRGRLAQLPGVVANVGQPISHRLDHLLSGVRAQIAVKIFGTDLDLLRRKAQEVESAMRTVPGVVDLQTEKQVLIPQVKIKIKREEAARFGIKTGELAELLETAFNGKVVSEVLDGVRTFDILIRYEPEARANLTAFEDALIDTPTGGKVRLGTIAEIQESLGPNVINRENVQRRIVVMANVAERDLGAVIEEIQKKVASQVSFPPGFFITYGGQFESQQAATRMIGLLGLFSVAAMFLVLYTHFKSARIVLQILINIPLAFIGGMVATFLTGRVLSVASLVGFIACIGIVNRNTIMMISHYIHLIKEEGERFDEKMIVRGSLERLVPVLMTALTAGLALVPLVLAKGEPGKEILYPVATVILGGIIVSTLLDMALTPAVFYKFGGPAVEKFLKEEGKKLDTVEERNGHEEIMTLSPLEEKGGKV
- a CDS encoding response regulator, producing MKQILIVDDDVTVLRRTEELVSSLVEDKGAVEILTASLGVEALGIMSYSRIDLLITDYSMPVLDGLELIAQLHDRLEMRKVLLTFSLPGIRDRMRIAEVGVDEIFLKPVDEFRLKKVLHRCLWTSRTINERGVSNSENSRKNRIRRRTKSENCAYKRITTT
- a CDS encoding prohibitin family protein; translation: MKNKIFTVMTIASILILAGCGTTVRPGQMGLKWQPLTKGLSKEPVREGFYSHAFWNDVFVYSIQWQSFTEKVDVLTKDDLHITVEAVAKARLLPKELYQLQLEVGPDFYNTVLKPEFLTTVRSALADYMMVEIPEKSPEIEAKVLADLRRRIEGKHLEVNNVAISHIDFPEGVLRAIETKQAKEQEKIQKVFELDIARQDAEIAREKAKGEADATKIRASGQAEAQRIIDQTLTSRFLQFKAFDNPNAKIIFVPIDKQGLPVVIAPEGE